A stretch of Lactuca sativa cultivar Salinas chromosome 6, Lsat_Salinas_v11, whole genome shotgun sequence DNA encodes these proteins:
- the LOC111901208 gene encoding uncharacterized protein LOC111901208 gives MGKALHASCKGLQNDILTRVLETNTTTRNAWLKIREIFLNNKGVRAAALEQQFTNLTLSSCSSLDEYCKKLKDLAEQLGDVEHEVTESPLVTQLVRGLPPEYDITASLINQKSPGWDIATTMLDLERQRLEARQQSSTSNTVLTAATGANSQPPNGSQPPGNPTSQPTYYTRLEGQQQFYKGRSRGRGYRGRNSRGRHFQP, from the exons ATGGGTAAAGCTCTTCACGCTTCATGCAAAGGGCTACAAA ATGATATTCTCACTCGTGTTCTTGAAACAAACACCACAACTAGGAATGCGTGGTTGAAAATTCGTGAAATATTTTTGAATAACAAAGGTGTTAGAGCAGCGGCTCTAGAACAACAGTTCACAAATCTAACTCTCTCATCTTGCTCATCTCTTGATGAGTATTGCAAAAAATTAAAGGATCTTGCAGAACAACTCGGTGATGTCGAGCACGAGGTAACCGAGTCACCACTCGTCACCCAACTAGTTAGAGGCCTGCCTCCGGAATATGACATCACTGCATCATTGATTAATCAAAAATCACCAGGATGGGACATTGCAACAACTATGCTTGATCTGGAACGTCAACGACTTGAGGCTAGGCAACAATCTTCCACAAGCAACACGGTTCTCACGGCGGCTACTGGTGCAAACTCTCAACCACCAAACGGCTCTCAACCACCTGGAAACCCTACCAGCCAGCCGACCTACTACACTCGCCTCGAAGGGCAGCAACAATTTTACAAGGGAAGAAGTCGTGGTCGCGGATATCGTGGTCGAAATTCTCGCGGAAGACACTTTCAACCTTAA